Proteins co-encoded in one Haladaptatus sp. ZSTT2 genomic window:
- a CDS encoding type II CAAX endopeptidase family protein encodes MKAGAPSADSADVGWGGVVAFLVLTFGFSWGMWVPQALVAEGVLESVPTLPSIGAFGPTLAAFVLVTYANGVGGARHLARRAVQLDFPKRWLIPTLVLAPAIVLLSLGVAVVTETVPSFPWAGSLLILPIAFVVILLLGGPVQEEFGWRGYLLGPLQARFSALGGGIAVGLIWALWHVPLFYIPSETIYYQSSFVGFTVSVTLLSVLMTWVYNNTNASLLPALLFHTTWNWSQGMFPILESDPASLTMVVLLVVTTGAIVAYWGPRRLRRGGVSVSTRSFER; translated from the coding sequence CGTTCCTCGTGCTCACATTCGGGTTCTCGTGGGGGATGTGGGTGCCACAAGCACTTGTCGCCGAGGGGGTCCTCGAAAGTGTTCCAACGCTCCCCAGTATCGGCGCGTTTGGCCCGACCCTGGCCGCGTTCGTCCTCGTAACGTATGCGAACGGGGTCGGTGGAGCAAGGCATCTCGCAAGGCGAGCCGTGCAACTGGATTTCCCGAAGCGCTGGCTCATCCCGACACTCGTTCTCGCACCAGCAATCGTGTTGCTCTCGCTTGGGGTGGCAGTCGTGACCGAGACGGTGCCGTCGTTCCCGTGGGCCGGGAGCCTCCTCATCCTCCCTATCGCATTCGTGGTCATCCTGTTGTTGGGTGGCCCCGTTCAGGAGGAGTTCGGCTGGAGAGGATACCTGCTCGGGCCGTTGCAAGCACGGTTTTCTGCACTCGGCGGTGGGATTGCGGTGGGGCTCATCTGGGCACTCTGGCACGTCCCGCTGTTCTACATCCCGAGTGAGACGATCTACTATCAGAGTTCGTTCGTCGGGTTCACCGTCTCGGTAACCCTGCTCTCCGTCCTCATGACGTGGGTGTACAACAACACGAACGCGAGCCTCCTGCCCGCACTGCTCTTTCACACGACGTGGAACTGGTCACAGGGGATGTTCCCAATTCTCGAATCCGACCCTGCAAGCCTCACGATGGTCGTCCTACTTGTCGTTACGACCGGTGCAATCGTCGCGTACTGGGGGCCACGTAGACTTCGGCGTGGTGGCGTTTCTGTGTCCACTCGCTCGTTTGAAAGATAG